The Mauremys reevesii isolate NIE-2019 linkage group 1, ASM1616193v1, whole genome shotgun sequence genome segment GACTGGCTACTGACTATTCTGTTGTATTCACAGTAAACCTCCCCATAAAAAAAAACCATGTTATAGTATAACAGACACAACTCATAGCAAGCAACATGAGTTATTACATCTTTATGCCACAGCTGTATAAAGACTTGGACTAGAAATGTCAGAGGTTGCTGTTCAGCAGGAACCATGGTGTAAGCACATTGTCTTGAACTAcatagatagggccctaccaaattcacagccatgaaaaatgcgtcacggaccgtgaaatctggtctccaaCAGTAAAATCCgttcttttgtgtacttttaccctctATTattcagatttcatgggggagaccagtgttcctcaaattgggggtcctgacccaaaaaggagttacAGGGGGATTGCAAGGTTATTTAGGGGGGTTGCAATATTGCCActattacttctgcactgccttcagagctgggaagctggagagcagtggctgttgaccaggcacccagctctaaaggcagcgccGCGCAAGCAGCAGGGCCCTATACATAGGCAAGCACAAAGTGGCTGCGTAGAAATCctctcacttttttttctttattggcATATATGCACTATAATCCTTTCAGTCTGCAAATCTATGCAAGCTAAAAAGTGAACATGTTCTTAAATGTCATATGCAATTTGGGTCCCCCGAAGGTGGGTgaaatgtatattatatatattttccagacctgaagaagatctctgtgtaagctcaaaagcttgtttctctcacgaACAGCAGCTGATCCAATAATTACCTTccctatcttgtctctctaatatcctggtacCAAGacagctacaacaatactgcatgaGACATTTTGACATGCATCAAAAAGACTCCACTAGAATCTTTTTTCAAAATGCCTATTTTTGGCCCACAACCCAAATGACCCAATATTTTCTGCACTCCAACAAGGCATTGCAAATGTCAAGAAAATCCACACAAGCATGTGGACTTTAGAGGACTCTGAAGCACTGTTCTTTAAATAGCAAGGACAGAAGCACAATGGAAGGAAAGGACTCCTGTATACATCCATTTGCAGCATGGGAGGGCCTGAACAGTGTGAAATGGCCCATTCATTGCAATGAGACGTTCTCAACTGAATGAGAATACCCCATGGAGGTGACTACTAACTGCAAAAATAGCTCTGAGATGTGTGACCTGCTCAATTCATCTCAGCGCATGtccatcccccccgcccccacatgcTTTAGATGCTGTGGTATGCACAAAGGATGCCtgttctcagctccccacccaaAAGGGCAAGCCCCACCCAGAACTCAGCTCACAGGGAGAGGGTCCAATGCTTGTAGCTGGACACATGCCCCTCAGAACCTGGCACACACTGGGGGCAGTGAAAGggcacagacacccccagagAAACGAGGCCTCTTCATATGAGGGGGGACTCAGCCcccctggaggggcaggagcCCCCCATATCTTGGCACAGACATGGAAAGGGAGAATGTGGGATTGACAGGTGCCCCTGACCCTAGTCTACCCCAGTCCTCGTGCCACTCAAATCCACGTCCTACTTCCCAATGTCCCACCCCCTCCACTCAGGAATACCCATGATGCAAAGCAACTGTAACAGAACTACACCATCACCCTTGCAGGTCTTGTTGTAGGGGGTATGGCCAAGGAAACAGAAGACATTGCCAAAGTGCCACTGTATTCTAGCTACCTTCAGATGCTGAAATAGTCCTTGAGGCCAGGGACAGCTATGTTTAAGTTACAGCAGCTGTGAATATGCTCCAAATTCTGCCAGGCAAACTGGTCAccagtttttctaaaagatatgttttTAGTTCACAGAGGAACTATTTCAGGGAAATGCTATGGTCTGTGTTCTAtaggatgatcacaatggtcccctctgtccttggaatctatgaggtcagaagggatcactgtgctcgtgcaggaggtgagactagatgatcacagtgacccgtttgaactacagcagatcttttagaaaacatctAATCTGAATTGTAAAATTGCCAGTGACTGAGAATCTACCATAACCCTGGGCAAATTGCTTCCatgcttaattaccctcactgcctTTATtagcagtctgaatttgtctagcttcaatatCCAGACACTGGATTTTGTTATACCTTTGTGTACTATACAAAAGAGCccatttatcaaatatttgttccccatctgGGTACTTAggactgtgatcaagtcagcCCTTAACCTGCCCTTGGTTAAACTTAAATGATTGAGCTCCTGGACTCtaccactataaggcatgttttccaatactgtaaataaggcatacattttttaaCAGCCGCGGTAAGTAACCATTGGAACACTTTACCAAAGGCTGTGGAGCATTctctctccatcactggcaatttttcaatcaaggtgggatgtttttctaaaagatctgctctaggaattatttgggggaaattTTATGGCCTGTGGCACGCAGGAAATCCGACAAGATGATCTCAGGGGTCCCTTCTCAGGCTGGAATATATGAATCATTCTCAAGGCTCtgctctgaatcctctccaatttatcaacatccttcttgaactctGGCTgcctgaactggacacagtattcctgtAGGGGCTGCACCAGTATCAAGTATAGAGGTAATATAATTTCCCAACTCCAACTCGATATTCCCATTTATGAAAAATCCAGTACATACGAAATGGCGAGGATTGGCATTACAATCTGTACtgttttgtgtgcatgtgtgtctggGGTCTGACATTTATGAAAAAAATGTGAAATTGCCAGTAGGGAGGCATCACATCAGAGAGTAACAGAGCTCTCATGACCGCTTAAGAACACAGAGCTAATTTCTTGGCAATATAGTGAAATCTAATCTTTATATGATGGGATATCCacaatagattcatagattctaggactggaagggacctcgagaggtcatcgagtccagtcccctgcccccatggcaggaccaaatactgtctagaccatcccagatagacatttatttaacctactcttaaatatctccagagatggagattccccaacctccctaggcaatttattccagtgtttaaccaccctgacagttaggaactttatAGTAATTCTCTTCTCGCCTCTGTATTTCAACTTTTTGGTAAACTATTAGTGTAGATAAGCCCCTTCTAAGGGAAAGCAAAGCCTGCTGTCTGCAAACAGTTCATGCAACATGCTGTTTCACTGACTTGAAGAGCTGTACTTTACAAATTCAAGTCAGTTGTAGGACAAAAAGGTTCATTCCATTTCACTGGCATGCATCACCATAAGTTTCTTTAAGAAAGTTGAACAAAAGATACACTGCATATCAATCTTCTGGAAAAGGATTGTTTTGATTATCTATGAATAGCCTATCAGGTATCCCACATCCCTATTCTCTATTTTCAATGACAGCTTTCAGAGTGAATTTATCCACCTGAATTTTATTATCATCTCACCCAGAAAGAGATGCCACTTTGATGATGGTTATCAAAATAAGAAAAGACAATCACATAAAAGAACTGTTTTATATCTGAGGCCAGCAAAGGTAAACACAATAAATAATTGGGCTTTTTATGCTGGGTAGATTTAATATAAGTAGCCTAGTTCAGAGAAAATAAAATGATAAATCATCCCTTTTATgatgttaataaataaaatagatgAGAATACTTTGTTAGGATGGCATATAGCCCTCATCCTCCTACACGCATGCAAATACCACTAAAATAAAGTTTGCTTTGTTCTTTTTACATAATACAATTTTTTAAACATAGCAATATGCTATGGTGTAAATTTCATACAATTTCAGGCTTGTATCATATGTAAAGAATGACCGTCTATCCATTACTAGGGTTCTGTTATTTTAGGAGTTTTTTTAGTGTTTTACTTGTTTGCTGCTGCTGGGGTTTCTTTATTTGGTTTTATCAATCAAATTTGGAGTTTTTATGATCCACAAAGTTCCACCTTGTAAGAAAAAACAAGAATTCTGGGTTGAGGGGATGAGTTTAAGCAGTTTTTTATCTCTCTGGACAATCCATTCTTTGTGCCAAACAAGAGAGAGCTGATTTATGAGTTTAGAAAGTCCACATGAAGCTTTTCATTAAGTAGCCAGTAATTCTGGAAATGTATATTCTGAGAGAATATCTATCTGTAATTTGACAATATCCTTTAAACATAGTTAAAATCAAAGGGGATTACAAAATGGTATTCAACTAAACTTTCAAAGTTCTAAAGGAAATACCTGACATACAATTTTCTAGCAGTTCAGAGCAGTCTACGCCAAATAATCAAGGAAGGAATTTGTTTGTCAAAATGCAGAGGGAGAGGATTAAAGTTTCATGTATTCCATTTCTAGCCAAAAGCTTTTGAGGTTAAAACTCAGAATCCAGGttcagtcagagagagagagagagtccttgtAGTGATAAAAGGAAGTGATTAATTCTCACGTGACCTGAGAGATGAAAATCATGGAAGACAGGCTTCCCAAGAGAGAGCGCTGATGACACCATGAAACAATGGATTTGAACAACTTTCTATTACTTGTCCTCGTTATGGAGAAGCCAGTAGACTTCATAGTTAAGGCTGTAGCCCAGTTCATATTATAAGCCCTCTATTTTTCACTCCTCTCTAAAATCTGCAAATAAAGACTTATGGGGTTGAAAATCAGGAAGGTGATTCTGGAGCAAATGTAAAACTTTTCTATCACGTTTCATGCAAATTGAATGAGGGTTCCTGAACTATGGATCTCCCATAACTGATTGGCATTCTGTTTGCAAGTTCTTATACCTTTATGTGCTCACTCTTAACTTAAAAAGTACACGGGGTACAGGCAAACACACATCAGTGAACTCCACTGGATCAGCATTATGCCCTTCATTGGTTTTGGGAGCACCCAAGTACAGAAAATAAAAGATTTGGAGTTCTTTTCTGGAACATTAGCTCCAATTAACCATCTTCAGATTGCTGCAATATAAGGAGGGTTATCACTGCCTGCTAATGATCCACATCAAGTTCACCAGCCAGAGAAACTGCAATCAAGGGTAGAGCTGATACTGCATCCCTTGAGAGTGCTTTAGAGAGAGCCCCTCATCCATAGTAGACATGGGCAAAATGGAACCACCACCGTTGCTTTCAATATCAAAATATCCTTTGGTCTACGTGAAGGAGCACCACACTCGGAGCAAGGAGACCATGGAGGCAGATTCATTTGACTTGAATGGTCCTCCACAGATTTACACtcgctgaggatctagccccatTAGCCCACTATTACTCATAATTCTATGCAGTTTACAAGCTGCCTTCTTGAGGAAGACTTACCCCTACTTTAGGGAGAAGCGAAGAGTCTCCCATCTCGCAAATGAACAACAGAGGGCAGACCATGTCACACATGTGTAGCTGGAATAAAACTGACATCTCTAACTTGGCAGGTGAAAATCTCATCCATACAGCCACATTGTTGCTTAAGAATAATAGACAAAATCTATTTGCTTTGTTATGCTGCCTGCAAATATGATTATTCTTGCATAACCCATTCTCACAAAGCACTTTGAGGCCAACAGCTATAAGTAAAGGAAAAGtatcattaaaaaataaatatcaccTAGGAGTCCTAATTCCTCTGCCCACTAGATACTACTCCCTTCCAAAAACTATTCGTAAAACCCAAGAATACTGATAGCCAGCATGTTAGGCTGCCTAACAATTAGTTGAAACTGAAGTTCTGTGTACTCCAGCAGAAAGAGCTCTGCAGAAAGAGAAAGAATGGTTTTACAGTTAAGTCACGGATTGGAATCCAGGAGACATGGGTTCTGTACTTGGCTATACTACAGACTTCCTATTTGATGCAGTTAAAACAGAATTCTCAGAGGTTACCACTAACTGTATGTTACCACTAACTGTGTGTTCTTTACTTTCTGGGTACCCAAACTTCACACACTACGGGTTTGATTTTCAGAAACGCTAAGCACTCAGCAGCAACTGAAAGCTATAGGTGAACACCTTGAAAAATCAGGCTCTAGGTGTGTCAAGTTAGGCCTCCAACTATTGAGGCACCCTAATTAATGGACACTTTTGAATATTTTGTCCATAAACCTGTCCATAACTCAGttctccatgtgtaaaatggagataatacctccatttctcacagggatgttgtggagATAATTTCATTAATGTTTATGAGGAGCTCAGATACCATATTAACGAACACCACAGAAAAGCCCAAGAATAAAGGATTTGAGTTGTGTGCAGTAAATAAGTCATGAAGCCACACATTGAATTAATAAAAAAGAAACTCTAAATCAAGTAAGCATTTGAGCACTGGCACCGGAGGTACCATGCATTGCCCACCCTATGCAGTGAATGAAATAGGGGTCCTTGTGGAACTAATAatatgtgtcaagtatcagaagtgtagctgtgttagtctctatccacaaaaacaatgtggagtccagtggcacctcaAAGACtatcagatttatttgggtataagcttttgtgggtaaaaaacccacttcttcagatgttttttacccacaaaagcttatgcccaaataaatctgttagtctttaaggtgccactggactcctcgttgttttaataatatgtgatcatgtaagtAAAGGCTACCTCAATAGTGCATATGCAGAAAATGACAGAATTAACACTGCATGCACTATATAATTGAATGGTCATTTTTCCTGACAAAAATGATACCACAAGCTTAAAATATAGCAAAATTTAAACACAAAAACTGTTAAATGTACAGTTATTTGTCCTTAGCTACTCATGCTAAACATAAGACTTTAATTCCCCAAATTCAAATCTTGGAAAaacaggaaatgcagagttaaggttctcCCACATAATCCATTAAGAGAAAATTAGAGTTACAAtaactccccccacacacacacacacacaaatactagAACAACAGGAAATGTAGAGTTAAGGTGACATGGCACACAGTTCAACCACAAACTTTAACTCTGTTCTTGTATGGATAGAAAGAGAAACTAAGAACATTACAACACCTTATCGATATCTAACAAAAATCTACTACTTTCTCTGTGCCCACCACTACTCCAAATCAGGACTCCCATTCATACATTCCAACAGGACCCTCAACGTGGTCTGACAGTGAGCAATTTCTACTGGTTGACAGAAATCACAGTGGTCACACTGAGCCTTTCCCTCATTATTTACTGGTTGCACAATCACAATTAAAGAGTCTAATAATGAATTACAGCACATCCTTAAATTACTTTTCTACAGTTCACGCATGTGACCAAAGGAAAATATTCCCCACTTCCAAAAGAATGATGCAACAAGCTGCTGGCTTCTAAATCAGAGGTGGGGATGAGTGGTTGTGATGTGGGGCAGTATCACCTTAACTCTGCAATTACCAGTTTTGGTACatttgtggagggggaggggttgtaCACAGCCCTCATAAGGAAAGTGATGGACAGGTGCTGGCCTTCAGACAAATTGCCTTGCTAAGGATATTACAAAGTGTAAGGGAGTGGGATATGGGTCCCCATCtaaagagaggtgacagctggcaATCTGAGACCCGATGTAGCACTCCTGGAAGGGGCCCTGGAGCAGAGTGTTACAGATGCTATTACCCCAAAACTGTGACAGATGGCCCCCTGGTCATTCTGTCAGTTAACCCAATGGGATATATACAACCTGCTGATTTTATGTGGCAAAAAGGGTGAGATCACAAAGACAAATCAGTGAGTCTATACGAATTTTAAAGGCTAAGCTATTAATGAGGCAAGGTCCTTGTGCAAGGCCAAATTAATTTAGCATCTCACGAAGGGGGACACCTAGATCTCACTGAAATTGTTACTACTGTGTTATGTCTAGAGTAATACATGCACTCCCTATCTGCGCAGGAAGGCAGTTGTCACTGCCACACATTTTGTGAACACTCAGAACACTGATGCTAGCCCAAAAGACAATATACACAATTAATAGTACAGTTCTCTTATTACAAATCTGTTCAAGTTTATGCCAGTCTAGTGTAGACAGGAGGCTCCTGAGCAGCCCTTCATTTGGGTAAAATTTGGGTGTCTGACCTAGTTCTGCAGAGAAACAATTAAAAAGAACCCACATAACACCACTTTTTGGAACTTAAGGCTCTGGCTCTCTCTTCTGCTCCTTCAATTTCCTGGTCACCCATCTACTTTTTATATGTCCCCCACTTTCCCATGCCTGAGTCTCTCGAAATACTCTCTTGCCCTGCTTTTTTTCTCCTAATATCATGTCTCCTCCCCCTCACGCTCTCTATATACTCTCCCTCTTAGGTTCTATCATGTGCAAAACAGGAGGAGCCAGAACCAAACATCCTGGAAACAATGACAGATGGTAGCAACCTTTACTAAAGTTAAATGTttataagtagggtgaccagacagcaaatgtgaaaaatcgggacgggggtggggggtaatagaagcctatataagaaagagacccaaatatcaggactgtccctataaaattgggacatctgttcACCCTATTTACAAGGCAGTTGCTCCTGAAATTATGAagtattttaaacaaaatctgaAATCACAAGACTGGTGATAAAACCACAAGAACTAGCTACTCTGCCTCTACAACTACATGAGaagaaggcagggggcagggcttctTAGGCTGcttggggagaggaaggagctTGCTCTGTGACAGCAAAAGCCAGAACTTGTCTCCATGAGCAGATGGTAAGACACAGCAGGACTTGTCTCCAGGGTGAGGGTACAGAGCTCACAATGTAACAGACAGGGTGGGGCTTGTATCCATGGGGAAGGGGACAGGCTTGTCATATAACAGGATGGAGACTCTCCCAGACTAGGAGGAGGAGGGGTTTTCTATGTAACAGAGAGAAGGCGGGGCTCATCTCCATGGAGCCAAAGTTTATTATGTAACAGGTGGAGGAGTGGATGTCTCGCCACAAGGAGAAAAGCTTTCtatgtgacagggagtgtggtgAGAGAAGGCACCTGGAACCTGCAGAACCCAGGAAAGAAGATGACACCACTGCTGTCCTGCCTCCTACTGCTTCTTATTCCACATGTGCTTGCTCAGCACCTTGGAGTCATCAGAGTCATTCCAGAGAAGGGAGGGGATTACTGCTTCCTCTTCCCTTCTCACTGGGTGCAATCACTGCAGGATAAGAGTGGCAAAAACAAATGGCTTCAGCCACATCAGGACCTAACTTACTCAGCCTTGTGTTGTCTTCCTTCCTCCTTTGGCGAGGAGGATTGTGATGGTGGGGGACTCAGCACTAGAATCGCCTCAGTGAGGAAGGGTAACTGCAACTTCTTTGAGAACGGCAGACTCCAGAGAATAAATGGAACACAAGTGCTATTAATCCTTGGTGGAGATGCCCCAATATCCCTCACAGGAGGCAGTGGATTGGGCCACAACTGGGGTCACTGTGAGGAGAGCATTACTCCTGTAAATCTGCTCAATGACATGGACATAATCTATTTATTCTTCAAACACTTGGGCAGGCTCTTGAGATACAATATGGGGCTCATGTTCATCCTTGCCGTAGGCACAGTCGTCACTGGAGGCTACTGGGCAGGAAACATAGAGAAGAAAAGGCAGCAATACATGAAGTGCAGATGCAAAAATGAAGAAGATTTTGATGATGTAACAATTGACCCTGATGTCCTCTTTATCTGTGCAAGTGTAGTAATGTCCTCCTTCATGCTGCTTGCTCTCTACTGCTTCTACGATAACTTAGTGGATATAATGATAGGATTTTTTAGCTTATATGCATCCATTGGGCTTTACAGTTGTTTGTCTCCCTCTGTGAACAAACTCCCATTTGGAGAATACAAACTCAATTTACCATATTTTCACAATGGTCCACAAGTTAGGACATTGTTCCTGGCAGGATTTTCTGTCTCCATCACTATCACATGGATGATCTTCAGAAATGAGGATCAGTGGGCCTGGGTCCTGCAAGACTTTTTAGGAATCTCTATCTGCCTTTATGTTCTAAAAACAATCCGCATGCCTACCTTGAAGAACTGCAGTTTGTTTCTAGCTGCTCTTTTGGTCTATGATGTGTTTTTCGTATTTATCACTCCTTTTCTAACCAAGTCTGGGAAGAGCATAATGGAAGTGGCAGCTCTCGGACCATCTGACTCTGTCAGTCGTGAAAAGATTCCTTTTTTGTTGAAGGTTCCAATATTATCCTCTGCATCAACCTTTAATGACAGCCCCTTTACTATACTTGGCCTTGGTGACATTGTAATTCCTGGTTTCCTGGTAGCCTACTGCCACAGATTTGATGTTCAGGTGCACTCCTCCAGAGTCTATTTTGTAGCTTCTACCATAGCTTATAGCTATGGCCTCCTGGTGACCTTTGTAGTGTCAGCATTAATGCAAACGGGTCAGCCAGCTCTACTCTACTTGGTGCCCTTTACGCTTACCACTAGCCTGATTGTTGCTCTTCTGCGCAAAGAACTCACAATTTTTTGGACAGGCAGTGGTTTTACAGAGGACTTATCTTGTCCTTCCTCAGGGATCAGCTGTCCAGATACCCCAAGAGATTCAAATACAAAAGTGTGTCAACAAGAAAGGGAAGAAAAACTGATCAATTTCACATTCAATGAAGAACAGCTAGATAACTCCATTGTAGTGACAGAAGAATTGACCGATTTCAACATATACGTTGAACAGAACTCAGACTCCATGCTATGTAAAGAAGAACCAATCAATCAACATGATGGTAAGCATAAGGGAGAAATTCTCAAAGCAGAGAAGAATGAGTCAGACTCTGTGATAGAGGAAAAAGCTCCACAAACATACCCAGAAAACCTCGACATGTAATTATGATGCTGGTTTTGCAATCACTGAAGAGTCTGCCTCGAAAATGGATCAAAAATGCAAGAACATTCAATCTCAGTGCAGTAATAAACCTATAACATGTAAATCATCTTTGTAAAATGCAGTGCTTTAACGTGTTCTGATATGTGCATGTGACAATTTTGACTAGACATCTGtaccattttgttgttgttatgctAGAAAGGTACAAAGATTTTTTTCAAGTAATTTTATTagtgttatttttaaaagaaaaggataACCACTTTTACATAACTAATTCTAGGTAATAATGATGTCAACATAAATGAACACATTGAAATAAAGAACTCATACAACAATATAATGTATAACAATTAAAACAGGAGTCAATTAATGAAATGATAAAAAACACAACtataaagtaaaaacaaaaggaaactaGGCTACCCAGGATAATACAAAAGAGCTTAGGATACAATGTGAAAGATTTTCTTCAAGGTCTAGAAGTTTTCATACTGCCACAAATGACCCAGTCCTTTGTTTTCCATGTAAGAGTTCACTATTCAAATCCCAGACTCATCTCTCCCCATCCAAATGTTACACCAATATATAAAATATCTGAAGATCCATTTTAGTAAACTGGAAGTCTAAACTTTCAGGGAAGGTTCagctgaatattttatttatatttaggCATTTCAATTATGACTATCAGCATAGTAACTgtgcctcacaaacattaatgaaaatatg includes the following:
- the LOC120400779 gene encoding signal peptide peptidase-like 2B, translating into MTPLLSCLLLLLIPHVLAQHLGVIRVIPEKGGDYCFLFPSHWVQSLQDKSGKNKWLQPHQDLTYSALCCLPSSFGEEDCDGGGLSTRIASVRKGNCNFFENGRLQRINGTQVLLILGGDAPISLTGGSGLGHNWGHCEESITPVNLLNDMDIIYLFFKHLGRLLRYNMGLMFILAVGTVVTGGYWAGNIEKKRQQYMKCRCKNEEDFDDVTIDPDVLFICASVVMSSFMLLALYCFYDNLVDIMIGFFSLYASIGLYSCLSPSVNKLPFGEYKLNLPYFHNGPQVRTLFLAGFSVSITITWMIFRNEDQWAWVLQDFLGISICLYVLKTIRMPTLKNCSLFLAALLVYDVFFVFITPFLTKSGKSIMEVAALGPSDSVSREKIPFLLKVPILSSASTFNDSPFTILGLGDIVIPGFLVAYCHRFDVQVHSSRVYFVASTIAYSYGLLVTFVVSALMQTGQPALLYLVPFTLTTSLIVALLRKELTIFWTGSGFTEDLSCPSSGISCPDTPRDSNTKVCQQEREEKLINFTFNEEQLDNSIVVTEELTDFNIYVEQNSDSMLCKEEPINQHDGKHKGEILKAEKNESDSVIEEKAPQTYPENLDM